In Legionella israelensis, the genomic window GTACCAGCTCAGATCCATTAATATTCAACCCATCAGATAAGACGAATATACCTTTAAGCTCATCAGAGATAAGCTGATTGGCAATTTCTTTACCTGCCTTTCTGGAATCTGCCGCACGATTGACTTTCGCTTTTGCCATTTTTAATGAGGTATTATCAAATTTAGCAACCACAATGGATAAACTGTTATCAACGATATGATCCGCAAAAATTTCTCCGGCCGTAGAACAACCAATGATTTTTGATTTATCATAAAAATTAGTTATTTGTTTTATAGGTTCTGGATCATTAATGAATAAAGGGGAAGCAAAAATTAACACCAAAGTGTTTTCTGAGTCTAAAGCGGGGAATTGCTCAACTGTCCAGCCCTCTTTTTGTTTGTATTGAAATGCCTTTAACTCCATTTTTCCCCACTTTAATGATGGTATTATTTTATTGAAGTATAGAAAATAAATTATCATATTGTAAATTTTTTGTTTAAATTGTTCTTATTATTTATAATAAACAACACATCTAAAACATAAAAAATGTTTTAAATTCATAAGCTAACCATTGACTGAACCTCATGAATGGAAGTTTAATAGTAGATTGAGTTGTTAATGAAGGATGAATAATGACTGTGAAACGATTAATAAAACCCTTTTTCTTATCTATTTTTAGTGTAAAAGCGATTGCAGGAGGAATGTATGACGACACTGCAATTGGCTGGACGAAAGTAATCACCTTAAGTGGAGGACCTGCCTGGTCAAGAGCGGGTGAAACTCAAACCCTTTATTTAAATTCTGTTTTATCTAACCGATATAATGCACAAAAAGATACACGCCTCATGGGAACAGGTGAAATTTTCTTCGCATTACAAGGACCTTTTGCTCCTGGGATTTTAGGTCAACTTGGAATTGCTGCTGGAGGTACCGGTGAAGCTAAAATGCAAGGAACCATTGATGTGAATTTTATACCTTCTGGTTCTCGTTATGAATACCGTACTAACCATTGGAACGCATCAATAAGAGGAAAGCTTCTGACTGATCCCAGAATATTTTTCATACAACCCTATATCACAGCAGCTATAGGCGCCGCTTTCAATTATGCCTATGGCTTCAGAACGATTCCTTTAATTAGCCCACTGACGTCTTCACAATGGTTTGATTCAAATACAAAAGTCGGTTTTACATACAGTATCGGCGGAGGCATACAAACGTCCTTTAACGATCATTGGCAGGTAGGTGTTGGCTATGAATTTTCGGATTGGGGGAAAAGCGAATTAGGACGGGCACTTACCATTCCCTGGACTCATACAGGTCCACAATTAGATCACATATATGCTCATAATGTATTGTTTAGCCTTAGTTATTTGTATTAAAAATTTTGACATAAATAATGATATTAGCGGATTATCCCGCTAATATCATTTTGAGAGGTTTTAATTTTAAATTGCTTATGGATTTACCGTAAAATACTGAGTGTTATATTCATAACAATGCCACACCACGGTAGAACCACCCACTTCAACATTAACGTTAACCACATTTAACGATGCCAAAGAAGGTTGTGCTTCGGCATAACAAACTCGATTAGTACCATCAAGGGTTACATAATGATAATCCGTAGTTACAGAATAACCACTTGGGGGGACGTACACATCACCGCGTTGCTCAAGAACCACTGGTTCTCCCGTGATCACTATTTTATCTGCAGCAAATGTCGTAAAACTCAGTAACATCAGCAGCAGAAAAGATAGCAGCACACTCCTTATTTGCCCAGAAAAATGAGAAAAATGAAAGAACATTTAAATCGATTTATCCATATTCACTCCTTTGAAAAACAAGATTTTAGTTTTATTTGCAGGTGAATTATAGTATATTTTTTGTGCAACAATAAATTTTTTGTTCTTTTTGAAAATTTTATTCGCTAAGAGAGTTTATTGGGAATTTTTCTAAACCGGAGTTTTTTCTAAAAATTCTTTCACCTCTTTAGGGGTAAGCTCATAATATTGCCCTCTTGACAATGATCGAGGAAGAGACAAATTCCCAAAACGAATACGTATTAACCGACTGACTTCAACACCTTGTGACTCCCACAGTCTTCGAACTTCACGGTTTCGTCCTTCCGTCAGAATGACATGATACCAGGCATTTGTTCCTTCCCCACCACGAAATTCAATACGTTGAAAGCGAGCAGAACCATCGTCCAATTGTACGCCCTCAAGCAGCCTCTTTAATATTTCAGAGTCCACCTGTCCATGTGCGCGAACGGCATACTCTCGCTCAAAAGCATGTTTAGGATGCATCAGTTTGTTCGCTAATCCTCCATCATTGGTAAATATCATTAATCCAGAGGTATTGATATCCAGGCGACCCACTTGAACCCAACGTCCATGCTTTAATGAAGGAAGATGATCAAACACCGTTTTTACATGTTTTGGATCATGCCGACTGGAAATTTCCCCAACAGGCTTATGATAGAGCAAAATTCGAGTTTTCGATGCATATTTCAAAGGATTTTGGATAAGTTTGCCTTTTACTGTAATTTTATCTTCGGGCCTGGCTGTATCACCTAATGTAGCCTGAACTCCATTGATTTTTATCCAGCCATTTGCTATCCACCGCTCCATTTCCCGTCGTGATCCAAATCCTGCCTGACTTAAAATTTTTTGAAGCCGTTCACTGCTCATTCAATTGCATGCCTCTTCACTTAACATCGTATTGTTGATAAAAAGATTGTCCATTTCATCCAACGCCGGTAATTCATCTAAACTTTTTAAATTAAAATAATCCAGAAAAGTTTTGGTCGTGATATAAATGGCAGGCTTGCCAGGCGTATCACGGTGACCAGCTATTTTAATCCACTGCCTCTCCAGAAGTGTTTTCATAATTTGAGAATTCACAGCCACTCCTCGAATATCCTCAATATCAGCTCGAGTGACAGGCTGTTTATACGCAATAATGGCCAATGTTTCCAGTAATACTCGAGAATATTTACTGGGTTTTTCAGCCT contains:
- a CDS encoding outer membrane protein, which gives rise to MKRLIKPFFLSIFSVKAIAGGMYDDTAIGWTKVITLSGGPAWSRAGETQTLYLNSVLSNRYNAQKDTRLMGTGEIFFALQGPFAPGILGQLGIAAGGTGEAKMQGTIDVNFIPSGSRYEYRTNHWNASIRGKLLTDPRIFFIQPYITAAIGAAFNYAYGFRTIPLISPLTSSQWFDSNTKVGFTYSIGGGIQTSFNDHWQVGVGYEFSDWGKSELGRALTIPWTHTGPQLDHIYAHNVLFSLSYLY
- the scpB gene encoding SMC-Scp complex subunit ScpB: MNDSELKRIIEALLMSSSTPLSIEQLMQVFEAEEKPSIERLQYILSLLSEDYKSSAVGLKCLASGYIFQTKAAYSPWIARMQAEKPSKYSRVLLETLAIIAYKQPVTRADIEDIRGVAVNSQIMKTLLERQWIKIAGHRDTPGKPAIYITTKTFLDYFNLKSLDELPALDEMDNLFINNTMLSEEACN
- the rluB gene encoding 23S rRNA pseudouridine(2605) synthase RluB, encoding MSSERLQKILSQAGFGSRREMERWIANGWIKINGVQATLGDTARPEDKITVKGKLIQNPLKYASKTRILLYHKPVGEISSRHDPKHVKTVFDHLPSLKHGRWVQVGRLDINTSGLMIFTNDGGLANKLMHPKHAFEREYAVRAHGQVDSEILKRLLEGVQLDDGSARFQRIEFRGGEGTNAWYHVILTEGRNREVRRLWESQGVEVSRLIRIRFGNLSLPRSLSRGQYYELTPKEVKEFLEKTPV